In Myxococcus stipitatus, the following are encoded in one genomic region:
- a CDS encoding chemotaxis protein — protein MSRLRQRVGCALLLAVLGGCSVATPRSELARRVGRSDLSIDALRSRVRDMARRFSGLLEVSADDIAERSGSAAVREAMTTFKLNAVPAMQGALLQPDPVAALVDAWALLAQLELALPQWAESAGASREATDAASRMVHQQEAEIEALWRDVSGHEDVSAPRKRVHEWAARNPLVGALVTRVSTVSLLADVSALSGVNLRGTAAVLEDEVRDLTTRLDLYAASLPRQARWQAESLAQEAWRALPAKEVLRDLERSVDALDQLGALAAGASALVARERSAVLVAVSTEREALQHFIDEERQAVLAALHTERVEGLQQGERIGYGLVDHAFQRASGLVDRVFVWLLGLMVLGIVGALLIAALLSRAWKRRVSD, from the coding sequence ATGTCCCGCCTCCGCCAACGAGTGGGTTGCGCGCTGCTCCTGGCCGTCCTGGGCGGGTGCTCCGTCGCGACACCTCGCTCGGAGCTGGCGCGGCGCGTGGGCCGCTCGGACCTGTCCATCGATGCGCTGCGCTCCCGCGTCCGAGACATGGCCCGCCGCTTCTCCGGGCTGCTGGAGGTCTCCGCGGATGACATCGCGGAGCGCTCGGGCTCGGCCGCGGTGCGCGAGGCGATGACGACGTTCAAGCTCAACGCCGTGCCCGCGATGCAGGGCGCCCTGCTCCAGCCGGACCCGGTGGCGGCGCTGGTGGATGCCTGGGCGCTGCTCGCGCAGCTCGAGCTCGCCCTCCCCCAATGGGCCGAGAGCGCCGGTGCGTCCCGCGAGGCGACCGATGCAGCCTCGCGCATGGTGCATCAGCAAGAAGCCGAGATTGAGGCGCTCTGGCGCGACGTGTCCGGACATGAGGACGTCTCCGCCCCGCGCAAGCGGGTCCATGAGTGGGCCGCGCGGAATCCGCTGGTGGGGGCGCTCGTGACACGTGTGTCCACGGTGTCGTTGCTCGCGGACGTCTCCGCGCTCTCGGGCGTCAACCTGCGCGGCACGGCGGCGGTGCTCGAGGACGAGGTGCGGGACCTGACCACGCGCCTGGACCTCTATGCGGCCTCGCTGCCACGACAGGCCCGGTGGCAGGCGGAGTCACTGGCCCAGGAGGCGTGGCGAGCGCTCCCCGCGAAGGAAGTGCTCCGCGACCTCGAGCGCTCCGTGGACGCGTTGGACCAGTTGGGCGCGCTGGCGGCGGGGGCCTCCGCGCTGGTGGCGAGGGAGAGGAGCGCGGTGCTGGTGGCTGTGAGCACGGAGCGAGAGGCGCTCCAGCACTTCATCGATGAGGAGCGGCAGGCGGTGCTCGCGGCCCTCCACACCGAACGCGTGGAAGGGCTACAGCAGGGCGAGCGCATCGGCTACGGCCTGGTGGACCACGCCTTCCAGCGCGCCTCGGGGTTGGTGGACCGCGTCTTTGTCTGGCTGCTCGGGCTGATGGTGCTGGGCATCGTGGGAGCACTCCTCATCGCGGCCCTGCTCAGTCGAGCCTGGAAGCGCCGGGTGTCCGACTGA
- a CDS encoding DUF5996 family protein, whose translation MAIASTPGLGTKEEAWPALSFGEWKDTLATLHRYTQVLGKVRLALTPPENHWWNVSFRVTSRGLSTMLIPYGNGSFEVDFDFLASELRFLTSRGDVRVMELTSRPVAEFYRDVMATLRSLGIEVSIWDRPVEIPDDTTRFSEDEHHFIYVPEQARRFWRALLQANLVLKEFRARFTGKCSPVQFFWGSFDLAVTRFGGRPAPVRPGADAVTAEAYCEEVCSAGFWPGTEALGGASFYCYAAPEPPGFSSAQVEPASGGYSKDLKEFLLPYEAVRRASNPRAFLLDFLQTTYDACADLGKWDRVRLERPLILPASVKESHAVSPVGASEGASP comes from the coding sequence ATGGCCATCGCGTCGACACCGGGACTGGGAACGAAGGAGGAGGCGTGGCCCGCGCTCTCCTTCGGGGAGTGGAAGGACACCCTCGCCACGCTGCACCGGTACACCCAGGTGCTCGGCAAGGTGCGGTTGGCGCTGACGCCGCCGGAGAACCATTGGTGGAACGTGTCGTTCCGGGTGACGTCGCGAGGCCTGTCCACGATGCTCATCCCCTACGGGAATGGGAGCTTCGAGGTGGACTTCGACTTCCTCGCCAGCGAGCTGCGCTTCCTGACCAGCCGCGGTGACGTGCGCGTCATGGAGCTGACGTCCCGCCCCGTCGCCGAGTTCTACCGGGATGTGATGGCCACGCTGCGCTCGCTGGGCATCGAGGTGAGCATCTGGGACCGGCCGGTGGAGATTCCCGATGACACCACGCGCTTCAGCGAGGACGAGCACCACTTCATCTACGTCCCCGAGCAGGCCCGGCGCTTCTGGCGCGCGCTGCTGCAAGCGAACCTCGTCCTGAAGGAGTTCCGCGCCCGCTTCACGGGCAAGTGCAGCCCGGTGCAGTTCTTCTGGGGGAGCTTCGACCTGGCGGTGACGCGTTTCGGAGGGCGGCCCGCGCCCGTGCGTCCCGGCGCGGACGCGGTGACCGCGGAGGCGTACTGCGAGGAGGTCTGCAGCGCGGGCTTCTGGCCCGGCACCGAGGCGCTGGGCGGCGCGTCCTTCTACTGCTATGCGGCGCCGGAGCCGCCGGGCTTCTCCTCGGCGCAGGTGGAGCCCGCGTCGGGTGGATACTCCAAGGACCTCAAGGAGTTCCTCCTGCCCTACGAAGCCGTGAGGCGCGCGAGCAACCCGAGGGCCTTCCTGCTCGACTTCCTGCAGACGACGTATGACGCCTGCGCGGACCTGGGGAAGTGGGACCGCGTCAGGCTGGAGCGGCCGCTCATCCTCCCCGCCAGCGTCAAGGAATCCCACGCGGTGTCGCCCGTGGGGGCCTCCGAAGGCGCGAGTCCCTGA
- a CDS encoding glutathione peroxidase, giving the protein MRTLHALSIATALAVTPALAGETTKPSTPSKSQPASEKPSMSLHDLSANRLDGKSSKLSDYQGKVLVIVNTASECGYTPQYAGLEKLYQEYKAKGVEVLGFPSNDFGEQEPGTSEQIARFCELRYKVTFPMFEKVKTKGDGQSPVYAFLAKKHDAPKWNFHKYVVGKDGQVRAGFPSKVTPESDELRKAIDAALAQP; this is encoded by the coding sequence ATGAGAACCCTCCATGCGCTGTCCATCGCCACGGCGCTCGCTGTCACCCCGGCGCTCGCCGGGGAGACGACGAAGCCCTCCACTCCCTCGAAGTCCCAGCCCGCCAGCGAGAAGCCCTCCATGTCCCTGCACGACCTCTCCGCCAACCGCCTCGATGGCAAGTCCTCCAAGCTCTCCGACTACCAGGGCAAGGTGCTGGTCATCGTGAACACCGCGTCGGAGTGTGGTTACACGCCGCAGTACGCGGGGCTGGAGAAGCTCTACCAGGAGTACAAGGCGAAGGGCGTCGAGGTGCTGGGCTTTCCGTCCAACGACTTCGGTGAGCAGGAGCCGGGGACCTCGGAGCAGATCGCCAGGTTCTGTGAGCTTCGCTACAAGGTCACCTTCCCCATGTTCGAGAAGGTGAAGACGAAGGGCGATGGCCAGTCCCCCGTGTATGCCTTCCTCGCGAAGAAGCACGACGCGCCGAAGTGGAACTTCCACAAGTACGTCGTGGGCAAGGACGGCCAGGTCCGCGCGGGTTTCCCCAGCAAGGTGACGCCGGAGAGCGACGAGCTGCGCAAGGCCATCGACGCCGCGCTCGCGCAGCCGTAG